In Balaenoptera acutorostrata chromosome 8, mBalAcu1.1, whole genome shotgun sequence, the genomic stretch TATGGTTAACtggattatataatttaaaaataatacagtggTGTTTTCTATATCTACATCCTTATGATGTTTCTAGGTTGTTTATTCTCTGTTGATGCTTAGTAGCATGATGAAAAACTGAGCAGTTTGTCCTCTCTGAGTTTGGGGgttgggggtttgtttttgtttttttcttttggtggaaGTACTTAAACCAACTTAAATATGATGACTGAGGATTAAGTCTGGCAGGCAActctttgtattttgtattagacttcaaaatcttttcttcttcttcttcttctttttttttttttttttaaatccaggagAATGCTTTATTGCAACTTTTAGCTGACTAGATGCTTAACTTAGTAACAAGTTTAGCCCTTGTAACTGGCTAGCTAAAAGCAAATCGGCTTGTTTCTCAGATCTTTGGGGGATAGCAAGAAACATTTGAGTGAATGTTGTTGAAGATTTTCAGTAGTATAGAAAATGATGGCGCTCTTGTGATATTTGTAAGTAGtaagtaaaatttactttttgtGTACAAATCTTTGAAGTTTTTGTTGTGTTGAGAACTTTTCGATGGTAGCATGTTAAAGCTGATAGTATtgtcttcgttttttttttcttttcttacagcaAGCAAGGATTTGGCACAGACATCCTATTTCATGGCTACCAACAGGTTGTTATCCTGACCCTCTTTGTTGCACTGTTGTAGCACACTATAGCTTCCTTTAATGCAGGGCCCCCTCAATGTGTCTCTTACCCTTGTTGCAGCAGGAGACTGGACCATCTACTGTGGTGGTACCTTCCTGTCTGCTTTGCGGTGTATTGTACAAGGGACTTTTGGCACAGAGGGGTTAAATGCAGAATGTGAAGTGTAGTGGTGCTTTTTGATGACATATTCTCGATTTGTGAGTGCATAAGTCTAAAATTGGTAGCCTGAATAGCAGCTAAAGATTACAAAGAGCTAAACTTAACGTAGAAATTCGAGCAACTTGGTAAGTATAAAGCTATTTCTAGTTTACAATTATAGttaaatgacaatttttaaaaatttcacattgATCCAatcttaactttaaaataatcattaaagcttttttaataaataaaatttatataacttgggttttttttccagataaTACCCGCCAGTAGTAGATTAGTAGTAGTCACGTCCTATCAGTGCCTTGATTTGCATaagtataatttttactttaaaaaaaaaaacttcctcttCAGTTCATATAAAGAATGGTATGGGTTTGTGCTTGATCAGTAGACATTTTCATCAATTCTGAAACTGAACTGgaagaatagtttttaaaagtctttaacatctaatatattaattttgttctAGAATGATTATATTAatgatttaaatttgtttttaaaatgagtcaTTGGGGAGGAGTGGACCATACTATCTTTATGTGGTCCTTAATTTCTTGTGACACTGTTaagttttgtttaaaactttGGATTGGCAAAAGCCAATATATTTTCTTAGGTATATGTTGTTGGGATTTAACCTCTATCCCTAGAAATTCTGAACAACAAGgccaaaaaaaatcacttaaatttaaaactttggttAGAAAAGGCTAGCTGTGACATGCTACATGCCCAGTCTTTGGCATGTCATGGAAGGAGAGAGGTAGTATTTTTGTAGTATTTAACAACATTGGGCCTTCGAGCTGTTCAGCAAAAGGTAAGTTTCCTCTGTGGCTTTGCTGAGAAGAAGATAGTTTTACCTAGATAGGTTTTAAGTTGTCTGAGTTACTTAAGAATTAATGTTTGTTAAGCCACATCAAGTGGTAATCCCTGATTATGATGTGTTATTGAAATCACCTTGTCAGTTTTACAgtcttctgctttttctttagttttttgcCATGACattacaaaagaaacaaaaataccaccaaagaaattttaaagcgTTTTACTTGTATGTAGTAATTAGTTGAAATATACTGTCTTCCTCTCCTTTTATAGAGaggtaaaaatacttttaatttagatgtaaaaaaaaatttagaaatattaatatattagtaGTGTTAATAAAATACTAATGTACTCTAGGAAGTAAGAGTGTGAAAATGTTCATAATCTATATAGGTTTTTTAGTGTTCAAATTTTTTGACCATAGTCATAAAAAGTGTTATAAtgttaacttttaatttaataaaataaggtTTTATACTCtagacttgaaaaagaaaacctttataattttgtttttgctcTAATCTTATTggtaaatgtttttctttgttttacataTCTGAATTTCTATGACTCTTCATTTCAAACCTGCTCCACAACAGTCTGCATCTTACAACCTTCTGTCTTCAGTATAAACCAACAGTGATAGCATGTGTATGCATTCATTTGGCTTGCAAATGGTCCAATTGGGAGATTCCCGTGTCAACTGATGGAAAACATTGGTGGGAATATGTGGATCCTACAGTTACTCTGGAATTACTAGATGGTAAGtagagaaaataaatctttttgttacattaaaatattttctttttattatggatTAAAAATCCTATCTACTTTTGTATAGGTTTGAAATACTTTTGTATAGGTTTGAAAAAATACTCAGTCCCCACATACTCATGCTCAATTGAAGTTATCAGTTCTGGCCAATCCAACATCCTCCTTCCCCCATAGTTATTTTGATGCCAATCCCAGACATCATTTCatctattttgaaaagataaagactCTTTAAAGACGTAATTCCATTTTAACAATTTGGCAGTACAATTTAAAAGTATAGTTAcatgatcagggcttccctggtggcacagtggttaagaacccacctgccaatgcaggggacgctggttcgagccctggtccgggaagatcccccatgccgcggagcagctaagcccgtgcgccacaactactgagcctgtgctccagcgcccacgagccacaactactgaactactgaagcccgcgtgcctagagcccgtgctctgccacaagagaagccaccacaatgagaagcccgcgcactgcaacgaagagtagcccccgcttgccgtaactagagaaagcccacgcacaacaatgaagacccaacacagccaaaaataaataaataaataaatttatttaaaaggagaaaagtatAGTTACATGATCAAATGAACAGGATGAAAATAAGGATTCATTAgcctaaaggggaaaaaaaaatgagcatatATTAACCACCACTCAATATCTAAAGCCCTTTCAGgacttttcaaagaaatatgaTTTATAGTACTACAGGTTGATAATACAAGAATACCTAATTTAAAGTACactaattttgggcttccctggtggcgcagtggttgagaatccgcctgccaatgcaggggacacgggttcaatccctggtccgggaagatcccacatgcggttgagcagctaagcccgtgcgccacaactactgagcccgtgtgccgcaactagtgaagcctgcgctcctagagcccctgctccgcaacaagagaagccactgcaataagaagcccgcgcaccacaacgaagagtaacccccactcgccacaactagagaaagctgcgtgtgcacagcaacgaagacctgatgcagccaaaaataaataaaataaataaatttttaaaaataaataaaaaagtaaactaaTTTTGTTGagtttaaaatgtataaacacaAAGTCAGGTATTAACTTACTGTAGAAGGTGTGAAGCAGTGAGCTAAAGGTATTTTCATGGTAATATTCCTTGCTCTGTTCCACTGATGGTAAAGTGTGTCGTTGTCTTGCATTAATATGTATGAGTTGACAAAGATTGGGAGTGTAAGTTCTGTACATTATGGACCTGGAATTTGGAGGTCTCCTGATAGGACGTTTTTGTGGTAGGGAAATAAGCAGGCCAGAGGCAGGGGATTCTTGGGGATTAAGACATTTTAACCAGGCACTCTAGATTTCAGAAAGGAGATAGATAACATTTCTTACCTAATATATACGTAAATCTAAACTGGTATGTTaggttttctgcttctttttgtgGCTTTCCCCGATTTCCTTTACAAAATTGAAGCTAGTTTGAAAACTGGATTTACATGACTTCCGTTATATAAAGTGAGAGACCCCTATGGCTTTGGAATGTGGTTTTCCATTAATATCTGAGATGCTTCTTTAAGACAGAAATTTCTTTAAGGGTCTGCTCCcttttctgtgaagggccagatagtaactATTTTAGGGTTTGTGGGCTATACTATCTATGCACCTAGACAACTCTGCCACCACAGCTGGAAAGCAGCCATACGCAGCCTGTAAAATaagtggctgtgttccagtaaaacttttatttacaaaaacaggatgCAGGTCATATTTGGCCCACTGGTGATAGTTTGCCTACCCTTGTGGTAAAATATGCTCTTTGTTAGGTCTCTtgattttgttgggttttttttttcctccctgaaaAATTTCTCCTGGATTATATACCTCATGCTGTATTACTGCCGCATGATTATCCTCTTTTCCTTACATTGCCAGaggtttttttaaaggttattcagAGTGGTAGGAAATCTTCAGTGAGTTGAAATAACATCTTCTAAAAactagtgggggggggggtgcttccctggaggtccagtggttagggctccacgcttccattgcaggggatgcgggttcgatccctggttggggaagttctgcatgctgcGAGGTGTGGGcaaaaaaaaacattgtaaagcaactatactccagtaaaaaaaattttttaaataataataaaaattaaaaataaaaaactagtgggggctttttttttttccatctgtgacTTGAAATTAGGTTACCTATGCCACCGTCTTATTTTAGCAGTCAATAGATAAGATAAAATAGGCATAAACTTAATAAAAATAGTTTGTATATATGATGCTAAAATAAAGCTCACAAAAAGCGAGTAATCTGCCTTTTATCCTGCTCTTAAATTGTATCAATAGGTGAAGTCTTTTTTTGACACAACAGGAGGCACCTAAATATCCCTTTGCTTCTATTCTGAAAAGGTTCAAGTACATTATTCATTTGGAGAACCACTGAATAGGAATCTTGGACACTTAACACATTGAAAATTTCAATGTATTATGTAGCAGCCTTTTCTCACATTTTTATGGGATCACATTGTGATCCCGTAAAAGTAAAGTAACAAAGTATAAGATATTAAGAGTATCTGAATTTTATCATGGTGTCTGAAGCATCAGTGTTtactaaaataattcatttaatgaCTGTCCCCAGAACAACGTTGGCTTGTATTTGGCCTACCTGTAACAGGGtttggcggtgggggggggggggggggggcagggcttGGTTGTTTcggtttttttaatgattaataaCAAACCCTCATGTGTTTTTTATAACTTGAATTTTTTCTGAAATTGAGTCAAAAcaatttattgttaattttggaCCCAAAGGCATGTGTCTCCTAGATTTACTGCTGTGTCCAAGTAGAaaagtggtctttttttttcagatgaagaaatggtaGTACAGACATTAGATTGTTTTCATCCAGACTGAATCAAAAAGCTCCTGAGACGTTAGCAGGAATTAGTTGTCACAGCTTGTGAGCATATAATGGTGCCGAGTTTTTGCATGAATCTAGTGTCTATTAAATTGGCATTAATAATAttacgtgggcttccctggtggcgcagtggttgagagtctgcctgccaatgcaggggacacaggttcgagccctgttctgggaggatcccacatgccgcggagcgactaagcccgtgagccacaattactgagcctgcgcgtctggagcctgtgctccgcaacgagagaggccgcgacagtgagaggcccacgccccgcgatgaagagtggcccccgctcgccgcaactagagaaagccctagcacaggaacgaagacccaacacagccaaaaataaattaattaattaatttttttaaaaaaactacacaATCACCACCAAATGTCAGTTCGACACACCCTAATAAAACTGGGAGCAGTTCTGAAGCCATTtctattgggaaaaaaaaataataataataataataataatactacgTGACATTGTAATTCATTTGACtaatattattatttgtattgAGAGTGGCCGATAACTTTATTAATGACACTATTTCGGAGTCAAAAACTATAATTCATCATAACCACACCATTTTGGAAAAGTGGGTCATCTCATTGTAATcctaaattttaggaaaaaaattgtaaaaatatgaCCAAGGTGATTTACTGATAATGTTACTAGTGTTGATTGCTAGGAAGTTATGGGTAtaggaaaaggaatttttttcatttaacttggAAATAGTTTTAAATCTAAAGAAATTGTGAAATAGTACAGATTCTGTACTATTATACCCTGCACCCAGTTtctctaatgttaacatcttctATAATAATAACATGATTATCAAAACCAAGAAGTTAACATTGGTATAATACTGTTAACTACAGATTTTACTCAAATTTCCCCAGTTTTTTTATTCTAGAATCCCATGTTCCATTTAGTTGGCATGCCCCTTTAATCTCTTCCAATCTGTGATAGTTTTtcaatctttccttttctttcatgtcCTTGACACTTTGAAGAAGAATGGTCAGTTACTTTATAAAATGTTCCTCAATTggagtttgtctgatgttttcccaTTATTAGAGTGAAGTTACGcgtttttggcaagaataccacagaagtggGTTGTATCCTACTGTGCATTTTATCATGGGGTATCATGTTGATATGTCGTATTGCTGGTAATGATAATCATGATCATTTAGTTAAAGTCACAAAGTTActaattttctctttataattaataaatatcttgagGACAGTATGATGGGATTATACaaatattctctttttccttaaacTTTTGCCCACTGATTTTAAAGAATCTACTGATGGATCTTGCCCATCACAATTATTACTATGATGTTTGCCTAATAGAGATTTTCCATTtggaaggaattttttaaatgtgactaaATTTTCCAGAGATTCTAAGTAAGCATGTAAAATCAAGGGGGTGTGGGaggagtgttttgttttgttttgttttgtttaattaaaacaagtttttttaagattcatcttTGAAAATACCAGTTCAGAGCTGTGTCTACTTCTGTATGTGCTGATGGTTGAATTAGGAGGGTGATAGTGAAGTAGATGAACTCTTCAGCTTTCTTTCTAATATTGCCCACTTGAGAGAATTCTAAATCTAAAGGCACCTTCtaagttttaaatttgaattttatctttaGAGCTAACACATGAGTTTCTACAAATATTGGAGAAAACGCCTAGTAGGTTGAAGAGGATTCGAAACTGGAGGGTAAGAGAATTGGCGGGTTTTTAGAACATCAATTTGTTAACTACATAGCTAATCCGTTTGAATTTTTGTGGTTAAATATTCTTATTTCCAGTATTTGTAAGTAATTACAGTGTATCGTAAGCTACATACACTCATAATTTATTCAACTGTGGTGCCCAGTAGACTTTGCTATTAATACTTTATAAAttccttatttaattctcatagtgATTACCGTGGAAATAGTCTCCTCACTTTACAAACAGGAAAATTAAAGCTTAGACGAGTTAAATTCCTTTCTCAAATGCTGGGCTAGGATTTAGTCTGCATCTAATTTAAAACCAGTGCTTTCAACTATTTATATCCTTTTTATGCCTCTAAATAAGATATGTATTTACTGGCAACATAAAGTGAAACCCCAGGtgattttatttccatgtatttaATATAGAATTTTTATAAGCAAAGAAATTTGTATTAAATTCCTTTGCTGTCATTGCttcttctgtgttttatttaaatagGCTAATCAGGCGGCTAAGAAACCAAAAGTAGATGGACAAGTATCAGAAACACCACTTCTTGGTTCATCCTTGGTCCAGAATTCCATTTTAGTAGATAGTGTTACTGGTGTGCCTACCAACCCAAGTTTTCAGAAACCATCCACATCAACATTCCCTGCACCAGTACCTCtaaattcaggaaatatttctgTTCAAGACAGCCATGCGTCTGATAATTTGTCAGTGCTAGCAACAGGAATGCCAAGTACCTCATACGGTTTGTCATCACACCAAGAATGGCCTCAGCATCAAGAGTCGGCAAGGACAGAACAGATGTATTCACAGAAGCAggagacatctttgtctggtagCCAGTACAGCATCAACTTCCAGCAGGGACCTTCTGTATCACTGCATTCAGGATTACATCACAGACCTGACAAAATTTCTGACCATTCTTCTATTAAGCAAGATTATACTCATAAAGCAGGAAGCAGTAAACACCATGGGCCAATTTCTGCTACTCCTGGAGTAATTCCTCAGAAAATGTCTTTagataaatatagagaaaaacGTAAGCTAGAAACCCTTGATCTGGATGCAAGGGATCATTATATAGCTGCCCAGGTAGAACAGCAACACAAACATGCACAGTCCCAGGCAGCCAGCAGCAGTTCTGTAACCTCtcccattaaaatgaaaattcccaTTGCAAATGCTGAAAAACCTGACAAATATATGGCAGATAAGAAGGAAAAGAGTGGATCGCTGAAATTACGGATTCCAATACCACCCACTGATAAAAGTGTCAGTAAAGAAGAactgaaaatgaagataaaagttTCTTCCTCAGAAAGACACAGCTCTTCTGATGAAGGCAGTGGGAAGAGCAAGCATTCAAGCCCGCATGTTAGCAGGGACCACAAGGAGAAGCTCAAGGAGCACCCTGCCAGCCGCCACCACCCCGGTGGTCACAAGTACTCCCACTCGCACAGTGGCAGCGGCAGTGGTGGCAGCAAGCACAGTGCTGAGGGGGTACCACCCCCTGTGCTGAGGAGTCCTGTTGGCCTGAGCAGTGATGGCATTTCCTCTAGTTCCAGCTCTTCAAGGAAGAAGCTGCATATCAGTGATGCCTCTCACAACCATCACTCCAAAATGAGCAAAAGTTCCAAAAGTTCAGGTAGTTCATCTAGTTCTTCCTCCTCTGTTAAGCAGTATGTATCCTCTCACAACTCTGTTTTTAACCATCCCttaccccctcctccccctgtcACATACCAGGTGGGCTACGGACATCTCAGCACCCTCGTGAAACTGGACAAGAAGCCAGTGGAGACCAACGGTCCTGAGGTCAATCACGAGTTCAGTGCACACAGCCAGCATATGGACTACAAAGACACATTCGACATGCTGGACTCGCTGCTAAGTGCCCAAGGAATGAACATGTGATCACTTGTTTAGGtccacttttcctttccttttttaatttaaaaatggttagaatGGAAAACTTCCTCCTGATCTAGCAGTGGTAACACCTGCTGTTACTGCCACTGCTTCAATATTTGTAAGTGCTGCTTTATTCTTCATTCTGAAAAGAAGAGATTATAGTAAACAAGTCTTTATCTCCACATATGATAGTGTTATAAATACTGTAAAAGCATGGAAGGTGCAAAACTCAGTATTTCTACAATTGCAGCTAAGAACATTAGGGTGAATGGCTGGCTGCTTCTAGGAATATAAGATGcctccagcatttgtttatttataatttgaatactgtagctattttttgttgttgcttggcTTTTGA encodes the following:
- the CCNT2 gene encoding cyclin-T2 isoform X5; amino-acid sequence: MIISPTALFLAAKVEEQARKLEHVIKVAHACLHPLEPLLDTKCDAYLQQTQELVLLETIMLQTLGFEITIEHPHTDVVKCTQLVRASKDLAQTSYFMATNSLHLTTFCLQYKPTVIACVCIHLACKWSNWEIPVSTDGKHWWEYVDPTVTLELLDELTHEFLQILEKTPSRLKRIRNWRANQAAKKPKVDGQVSETPLLGSSLVQNSILVDSVTGVPTNPSFQKPSTSTFPAPVPLNSGNISVQDSHASDNLSVLATGMPSTSYGLSSHQEWPQHQESARTEQMYSQKQETSLSGSQYSINFQQGPSVSLHSGLHHRPDKISDHSSIKQDYTHKAGSSKHHGPISATPGVIPQKMSLDKYREKRKLETLDLDARDHYIAAQVEQQHKHAQSQAASSSSVTSPIKMKIPIANAEKPDKYMADKKEKSGSLKLRIPIPPTDKSVSKEELKMKIKVSSSERHSSSDEGSGKSKHSSPHVSRDHKEKLKEHPASRHHPGGHKYSHSHSGSGSGGSKHSAEGVPPPVLRSPVGLSSDGISSSSSSSRKKLHISDASHNHHSKMSKSSKSSGSSSSSSSSVKQYVSSHNSVFNHPLPPPPPVTYQVGYGHLSTLVKLDKKPVETNGPEVNHEFSAHSQHMDYKDTFDMLDSLLSAQGMNM
- the CCNT2 gene encoding cyclin-T2 isoform X7, yielding MLLKIFSSIENDGALVIFVSTSKDLAQTSYFMATNSLHLTTFCLQYKPTVIACVCIHLACKWSNWEIPVSTDGKHWWEYVDPTVTLELLDELTHEFLQILEKTPSRLKRIRNWRANQAAKKPKVDGQVSETPLLGSSLVQNSILVDSVTGVPTNPSFQKPSTSTFPAPVPLNSGNISVQDSHASDNLSVLATGMPSTSYGLSSHQEWPQHQESARTEQMYSQKQETSLSGSQYSINFQQGPSVSLHSGLHHRPDKISDHSSIKQDYTHKAGSSKHHGPISATPGVIPQKMSLDKYREKRKLETLDLDARDHYIAAQVEQQHKHAQSQAASSSSVTSPIKMKIPIANAEKPDKYMADKKEKSGSLKLRIPIPPTDKSVSKEELKMKIKVSSSERHSSSDEGSGKSKHSSPHVSRDHKEKLKEHPASRHHPGGHKYSHSHSGSGSGGSKHSAEGVPPPVLRSPVGLSSDGISSSSSSSRKKLHISDASHNHHSKMSKSSKSSGSSSSSSSSVKQYVSSHNSVFNHPLPPPPPVTYQVGYGHLSTLVKLDKKPVETNGPEVNHEFSAHSQHMDYKDTFDMLDSLLSAQGMNM
- the CCNT2 gene encoding cyclin-T2 isoform X6; protein product: MKYPRAYLQQTQELVLLETIMLQTLGFEITIEHPHTDVVKCTQLVRASKDLAQTSYFMATNSLHLTTFCLQYKPTVIACVCIHLACKWSNWEIPVSTDGKHWWEYVDPTVTLELLDELTHEFLQILEKTPSRLKRIRNWRANQAAKKPKVDGQVSETPLLGSSLVQNSILVDSVTGVPTNPSFQKPSTSTFPAPVPLNSGNISVQDSHASDNLSVLATGMPSTSYGLSSHQEWPQHQESARTEQMYSQKQETSLSGSQYSINFQQGPSVSLHSGLHHRPDKISDHSSIKQDYTHKAGSSKHHGPISATPGVIPQKMSLDKYREKRKLETLDLDARDHYIAAQVEQQHKHAQSQAASSSSVTSPIKMKIPIANAEKPDKYMADKKEKSGSLKLRIPIPPTDKSVSKEELKMKIKVSSSERHSSSDEGSGKSKHSSPHVSRDHKEKLKEHPASRHHPGGHKYSHSHSGSGSGGSKHSAEGVPPPVLRSPVGLSSDGISSSSSSSRKKLHISDASHNHHSKMSKSSKSSGSSSSSSSSVKQYVSSHNSVFNHPLPPPPPVTYQVGYGHLSTLVKLDKKPVETNGPEVNHEFSAHSQHMDYKDTFDMLDSLLSAQGMNM
- the CCNT2 gene encoding cyclin-T2 isoform X9, encoding MLQTLGFEITIEHPHTDVVKCTQLVRASKDLAQTSYFMATNSLHLTTFCLQYKPTVIACVCIHLACKWSNWEIPVSTDGKHWWEYVDPTVTLELLDELTHEFLQILEKTPSRLKRIRNWRANQAAKKPKVDGQVSETPLLGSSLVQNSILVDSVTGVPTNPSFQKPSTSTFPAPVPLNSGNISVQDSHASDNLSVLATGMPSTSYGLSSHQEWPQHQESARTEQMYSQKQETSLSGSQYSINFQQGPSVSLHSGLHHRPDKISDHSSIKQDYTHKAGSSKHHGPISATPGVIPQKMSLDKYREKRKLETLDLDARDHYIAAQVEQQHKHAQSQAASSSSVTSPIKMKIPIANAEKPDKYMADKKEKSGSLKLRIPIPPTDKSVSKEELKMKIKVSSSERHSSSDEGSGKSKHSSPHVSRDHKEKLKEHPASRHHPGGHKYSHSHSGSGSGGSKHSAEGVPPPVLRSPVGLSSDGISSSSSSSRKKLHISDASHNHHSKMSKSSKSSGSSSSSSSSVKQYVSSHNSVFNHPLPPPPPVTYQVGYGHLSTLVKLDKKPVETNGPEVNHEFSAHSQHMDYKDTFDMLDSLLSAQGMNM
- the CCNT2 gene encoding cyclin-T2 isoform X3, translating into MASGRGASSRWFFTREQLENTPSRRCGVEADKELSYRQQAANLIQDMGQRLNVSQLTINTAIVYMHRFYMHHSFTKFNRNGEGGGLKLNIISPTALFLAAKVEEQARKLEHVIKVAHACLHPLEPLLDTKCDAYLQQTQELVLLETIMLQTLGFEITIEHPHTDVVKCTQLVRASKDLAQTSYFMATNSLHLTTFCLQYKPTVIACVCIHLACKWSNWEIPVSTDGKHWWEYVDPTVTLELLDELTHEFLQILEKTPSRLKRIRNWRANQAAKKPKVDGQVSETPLLGSSLVQNSILVDSVTGVPTNPSFQKPSTSTFPAPVPLNSGNISVQDSHASDNLSVLATGMPSTSYGLSSHQEWPQHQESARTEQMYSQKQETSLSGSQYSINFQQGPSVSLHSGLHHRPDKISDHSSIKQDYTHKAGSSKHHGPISATPGVIPQKMSLDKYREKRKLETLDLDARDHYIAAQVEQQHKHAQSQAASSSSVTSPIKMKIPIANAEKPDKYMADKKEKSGSLKLRIPIPPTDKSVSKEELKMKIKVSSSERHSSSDEGSGKSKHSSPHVSRDHKEKLKEHPASRHHPGGHKYSHSHSGSGSGGSKHSAEGVPPPVLRSPVGLSSDGISSSSSSSRKKLHISDASHNHHSKMSKSSKSSGGLRTSQHPRETGQEASGDQRS
- the CCNT2 gene encoding cyclin-T2 isoform X2: MASGRGASSRWFFTREQLENTPSRRCGVEADKELSYRQQAANLIQDMGQRLNVSQLTINTAIVYMHRFYMHHSFTKFNRNIISPTALFLAAKVEEQARKLEHVIKVAHACLHPLEPLLDTKCDAYLQQTQELVLLETIMLQTLGFEITIEHPHTDVVKCTQLVRASKDLAQTSYFMATNSLHLTTFCLQYKPTVIACVCIHLACKWSNWEIPVSTDGKHWWEYVDPTVTLELLDELTHEFLQILEKTPSRLKRIRNWRANQAAKKPKVDGQVSETPLLGSSLVQNSILVDSVTGVPTNPSFQKPSTSTFPAPVPLNSGNISVQDSHASDNLSVLATGMPSTSYGLSSHQEWPQHQESARTEQMYSQKQETSLSGSQYSINFQQGPSVSLHSGLHHRPDKISDHSSIKQDYTHKAGSSKHHGPISATPGVIPQKMSLDKYREKRKLETLDLDARDHYIAAQVEQQHKHAQSQAASSSSVTSPIKMKIPIANAEKPDKYMADKKEKSGSLKLRIPIPPTDKSVSKEELKMKIKVSSSERHSSSDEGSGKSKHSSPHVSRDHKEKLKEHPASRHHPGGHKYSHSHSGSGSGGSKHSAEGVPPPVLRSPVGLSSDGISSSSSSSRKKLHISDASHNHHSKMSKSSKSSGSSSSSSSSVKQYVSSHNSVFNHPLPPPPPVTYQVGYGHLSTLVKLDKKPVETNGPEVNHEFSAHSQHMDYKDTFDMLDSLLSAQGMNM
- the CCNT2 gene encoding cyclin-T2 isoform X4; translation: MASGRGASSRWFFTREQLENTPSRRCGVEADKELSYRQQAANLIQDMGQRLNVSQLTINTAIVYMHRFYMHHSFTKFNRNIISPTALFLAAKVEEQARKLEHVIKVAHACLHPLEPLLDTKCDAYLQQTQELVLLETIMLQTLGFEITIEHPHTDVVKCTQLVRASKDLAQTSYFMATNSLHLTTFCLQYKPTVIACVCIHLACKWSNWEIPVSTDGKHWWEYVDPTVTLELLDELTHEFLQILEKTPSRLKRIRNWRANQAAKKPKVDGQVSETPLLGSSLVQNSILVDSVTGVPTNPSFQKPSTSTFPAPVPLNSGNISVQDSHASDNLSVLATGMPSTSYGLSSHQEWPQHQESARTEQMYSQKQETSLSGSQYSINFQQGPSVSLHSGLHHRPDKISDHSSIKQDYTHKAGSSKHHGPISATPGVIPQKMSLDKYREKRKLETLDLDARDHYIAAQVEQQHKHAQSQAASSSSVTSPIKMKIPIANAEKPDKYMADKKEKSGSLKLRIPIPPTDKSVSKEELKMKIKVSSSERHSSSDEGSGKSKHSSPHVSRDHKEKLKEHPASRHHPGGHKYSHSHSGSGSGGSKHSAEGVPPPVLRSPVGLSSDGISSSSSSSRKKLHISDASHNHHSKMSKSSKSSGGLRTSQHPRETGQEASGDQRS
- the CCNT2 gene encoding cyclin-T2 isoform X1; this translates as MASGRGASSRWFFTREQLENTPSRRCGVEADKELSYRQQAANLIQDMGQRLNVSQLTINTAIVYMHRFYMHHSFTKFNRNGEGGGLKLNIISPTALFLAAKVEEQARKLEHVIKVAHACLHPLEPLLDTKCDAYLQQTQELVLLETIMLQTLGFEITIEHPHTDVVKCTQLVRASKDLAQTSYFMATNSLHLTTFCLQYKPTVIACVCIHLACKWSNWEIPVSTDGKHWWEYVDPTVTLELLDELTHEFLQILEKTPSRLKRIRNWRANQAAKKPKVDGQVSETPLLGSSLVQNSILVDSVTGVPTNPSFQKPSTSTFPAPVPLNSGNISVQDSHASDNLSVLATGMPSTSYGLSSHQEWPQHQESARTEQMYSQKQETSLSGSQYSINFQQGPSVSLHSGLHHRPDKISDHSSIKQDYTHKAGSSKHHGPISATPGVIPQKMSLDKYREKRKLETLDLDARDHYIAAQVEQQHKHAQSQAASSSSVTSPIKMKIPIANAEKPDKYMADKKEKSGSLKLRIPIPPTDKSVSKEELKMKIKVSSSERHSSSDEGSGKSKHSSPHVSRDHKEKLKEHPASRHHPGGHKYSHSHSGSGSGGSKHSAEGVPPPVLRSPVGLSSDGISSSSSSSRKKLHISDASHNHHSKMSKSSKSSGSSSSSSSSVKQYVSSHNSVFNHPLPPPPPVTYQVGYGHLSTLVKLDKKPVETNGPEVNHEFSAHSQHMDYKDTFDMLDSLLSAQGMNM